From one Eucalyptus grandis isolate ANBG69807.140 chromosome 9, ASM1654582v1, whole genome shotgun sequence genomic stretch:
- the LOC120288539 gene encoding protein MIZU-KUSSEI 1-like, which yields MQNRAGTSPFVTLELPLHTSHFAALVRGETNRIVFTCTHEPEGGSGRRPLLSAPVWAMLCNGRKMGFAVRRVGSHEDASLLEMIRSVSTGAGLLPDKEGVGEHKYLRGQFVRTVGSSDCEAYHLADPSGCFGQELSLFFLRT from the coding sequence ATGCAAAACCGTGCGGGAACCTCCCCGTTCGTAACCCTTGAACTCCCACTCCACACCTCGCACTTCGCAGCACTTGTCCGCGGCGAGACCAACCGGATCGTCTTCACGTGCACCCATGAGCCTGAGGGTGGCTCGGGGAGGCGCCCGCTCTTGAGTGCACCGGTTTGGGCCATGCTGTGCAATGGGAGGAAGATGGGGTTCGCGGTCAGAAGGGTGGGATCGCATGAGGACGCATCGCTGTTGGAGATGATAAGGTCGGTCTCCACCGGCGCAGGGTTGTTGCCTGATAAGGAGGGGGTCGGTGAGCACAAGTACTTGAGAGGCCAGTTCGTTCGGACGGTGGGGTCAAGCGATTGTGAGGCGTACCACTTGGCTGATCCTTCAGGGTGTTTCGGACAAGAGCTGAGTTTGTTCTTCCTGAGAACTTAG